One genomic window of Monodelphis domestica isolate mMonDom1 chromosome 1, mMonDom1.pri, whole genome shotgun sequence includes the following:
- the LOC100022340 gene encoding leukotriene B4 receptor 1-like encodes MGSDESSGEFDFPMALNVVRPVACVVLGLAFILGVPGNLAVVWTVCRKMKTPQPTVLLILNLAAADLLALVTVPFWIHGLTGVWNLGPSACRVLVWLVNGSMFSGVLLVTLLSAERVAALSRPFHLQRWWRRAGTRRVLGLLWVVSLALAAPAPLTADPSSCLNRQFSSGRQLVTLLLLETVAGFVGPFTVIAICSACFRSRLRTLCHPSKRRAGRIVAAVVMAFAGFWLPYHVSNGVSVAAELLEDSSEELADWLRSVAYVGHSASGPLIFLSSCINPLLYAFASRRSGGLRGLAALFTRMVPTFDSDGAHNEASQSGGGSASDQPVALNRRDSASGSPPNSSRVPKSEAGGSPAARQITREGL; translated from the coding sequence ATGGGTTCAGACGAGTCTAGCGGAGAGTTTGACTTCCCGATGGCTTTGAATGTGGTCCGCCCGGTGGCCTGTGTCGTCCTGGGCTTGGCGTTTATCTTGGGCGTCCCGGGCAATCTGGCAGTGGTGTGGACAGTGTGCCGAAAGATGAAAACTCCTCAGCCCACGGTGCTGCTCATCCTCAACCTGGCGGCCGCCGACCTGCTGGCGCTGGTGACGGTGCCTTTCTGGATCCACGGGCTAACTGGCGTCTGGAACCTGGGACCCTCCGCGTGCCGGGTCCTGGTGTGGCTGGTGAACGGTTCCATGTTCTCGGGCGTACTGCTCGTTACGTTGCTGAGTGCCGAGCGCGTAGCGGCTCTCAGCCGCCCCTTCCACCTGCAACGCTGGTGGCGGCGGGCCGGAACGCGCAGGGTGCTGGGGCTCCTGTGGGTGGTCTCCCTGGCGCTGGCGGCGCCCGCCCCGCTCACGGCGGACCCCAGCAGCTGCCTGAATCGCCAATTCTCGTCTGGCCGGCAGTTGGTGACGCTCCTCCTACTGGAGACGGTGGCGGGCTTCGTGGGGCCCTTCACTGTCATTGCCATCTGTTCTGCCTGCTTCCGTAGTCGTCTGCGCACGCTGTGCCACCCCTCCAAGCGCCGCGCCGGCCGCATCGTGGCTGCCGTGGTGATGGCCTTCGCCGGCTTCTGGCTTCCCTATCACGTATCTAACGGGGTGTCCGTGGCTGCCGAGCTGCTGGAAGACTCGTCCGAAGAGCTGGCCGACTGGCTACGCTCTGTGGCCTACGTGGGCCACAGCGCCTCGGGGCCTCTGATCTTCTTGAGCAGCTGTATCAACCCTCTGCTGTACGCCTTCGCCTCCCGTCGGAGCGGCGGGCTCCGGGGCTTGGCCGCCCTTTTCACCCGGATGGTCCCTACTTTCGACAGCGATGGGGCCCACAACGAGGCCAGCCAGAGTGGTGGGGGAAGCGCCTCTGACCAACCGGTGGCCTTGAACCGTCGTGATTCTGCCTC